Proteins from one Corvus cornix cornix isolate S_Up_H32 chromosome 19, ASM73873v5, whole genome shotgun sequence genomic window:
- the NXN gene encoding nucleoredoxin isoform X3: protein MKLTLCFLLPRRTSPRSSLNIQLLKLWNKYRVSNIPSLIFIDAATGKVVCRNGLLVIRDDPEGLEFPWGPKPFSEVVAGPLLRNNGQTLDSSALEGSHVGVYFSAHWCPPCRSLTRVLVESYRKIKEAGQKFEILFVSADRSEDSFKQYFSEMPWVAVPYADEARRSRLNRLYGIQGIPTLIVLDSKGDVITRQGRVEVLNDIECREFPWHPKPVLELTDSNAVQLNEGPCLVLFVDFLLTLVIYSAEPSGGCEPRAKNPLLTREGPAGHAKPDGLGLALQASGKSYFYLALSKVFLSPCCKQLIRRTAGAPACCFWGWMVLMKSTSDVLGQRCSWCCSKAGTGNGGFWPALSCCETPPSRPVPALHRQQHPQEKAGLASAGAE from the exons ATGAAGCTGACTTTGTGCTTCCTGCTTCCCAGGCGCACTTCCCCACGCTCCTCCTTAAATATCCAGCTG CTGAAGCTGTGGAACAAGTACAGAGTCTCCAACATTCCTTCCCTAATATTTATCGATGCCGCCACTGGGAAGGTGGTTTGCAGGAATGGCCTCCTGGTCATCCGAGATGACCCTGAAG GTCTGGAGTTCCCTTGGGGGCCAAAACCCTTCAGTGAAGTTGTTGCTGGGCCTCTGCTAAGGAACAATGGGCAGACACTGGACAGCAGTGCCTTGGAGGGCTCTCACGTTGGGGTCTATTTCTCCGCGCACTGG TGCCCGCCATGCCGAAGCCTCACGAGGGTGCTGGTGGAGTCCTACCGGAAAATCAAGGAGGCAGGCCAGAAGTTTGAGATCCTCTTCGTCAGTGCAGACAG GTCGGAGGACTCCTTCAAGCAGTACTTCAGTGAGATGCCCTGGGTGGCTGTGCCCTACGCTGACGAGGCCAGACGGTCACGCCTGAACCGACTCTACGGCATCCAAG GCATCCCGACTCTCATCGTCCTGGACTCCAAGGGAGACGTGATCACGCGGCAGGGCCGGGTGGAGGTACTGAACGACATCGAGTGCCGCGAGTTCCCCTGGCACCCCAAGCCCGTGCTGGAGCTGACGGACTCCAACGCCGTGCAGCTGAATGAGGGCCCCTGCCTCGTTCTCTTTGTAG atttccttttgACCCTGGTTATTTATTCAGCGGAGCCCAGCGGGGGATGTGAGCCCAGAGCCAAAAATCCTCTCCTCACGCGGGAAGGACCGGCTGGCCACGCCAAGCCTGATGGATTGGGGCTGGCGCTGCAGGCCTCTGGAAAGAGTTATTTTTATCTTGCTCTGAGCAAAGTTTTTCTATCACCTTGCTGCAAACAGCTCATCAGGAGAACAGCTGGGGCTCCTGCTTGCTGCTTTTGGGGGTGGATGGTCTTGATGAAATCCACCAGTGATGTGCTGGGGCAGAGatgcagctggtgctgcagcaagGCAGGCACTGGGAATGGGGGCTTCTGGCCAGCTTTGTCCTGCTGTGAGACCCCCCCCAGCAGACCAGTGCCTGCACTGCACAGGCAGCAACACCCCCAGGAGAAGGCAGGCTTAGCAAGTGCTGGTGCTGAATAA
- the NXN gene encoding nucleoredoxin isoform X4 — translation MLKLWNKYRVSNIPSLIFIDAATGKVVCRNGLLVIRDDPEGLEFPWGPKPFSEVVAGPLLRNNGQTLDSSALEGSHVGVYFSAHWCPPCRSLTRVLVESYRKIKEAGQKFEILFVSADRSEDSFKQYFSEMPWVAVPYADEARRSRLNRLYGIQGIPTLIVLDSKGDVITRQGRVEVLNDIECREFPWHPKPVLELTDSNAVQLNEGPCLVLFVDFLLTLVIYSAEPSGGCEPRAKNPLLTREGPAGHAKPDGLGLALQASGKSYFYLALSKVFLSPCCKQLIRRTAGAPACCFWGWMVLMKSTSDVLGQRCSWCCSKAGTGNGGFWPALSCCETPPSRPVPALHRQQHPQEKAGLASAGAE, via the exons CTGAAGCTGTGGAACAAGTACAGAGTCTCCAACATTCCTTCCCTAATATTTATCGATGCCGCCACTGGGAAGGTGGTTTGCAGGAATGGCCTCCTGGTCATCCGAGATGACCCTGAAG GTCTGGAGTTCCCTTGGGGGCCAAAACCCTTCAGTGAAGTTGTTGCTGGGCCTCTGCTAAGGAACAATGGGCAGACACTGGACAGCAGTGCCTTGGAGGGCTCTCACGTTGGGGTCTATTTCTCCGCGCACTGG TGCCCGCCATGCCGAAGCCTCACGAGGGTGCTGGTGGAGTCCTACCGGAAAATCAAGGAGGCAGGCCAGAAGTTTGAGATCCTCTTCGTCAGTGCAGACAG GTCGGAGGACTCCTTCAAGCAGTACTTCAGTGAGATGCCCTGGGTGGCTGTGCCCTACGCTGACGAGGCCAGACGGTCACGCCTGAACCGACTCTACGGCATCCAAG GCATCCCGACTCTCATCGTCCTGGACTCCAAGGGAGACGTGATCACGCGGCAGGGCCGGGTGGAGGTACTGAACGACATCGAGTGCCGCGAGTTCCCCTGGCACCCCAAGCCCGTGCTGGAGCTGACGGACTCCAACGCCGTGCAGCTGAATGAGGGCCCCTGCCTCGTTCTCTTTGTAG atttccttttgACCCTGGTTATTTATTCAGCGGAGCCCAGCGGGGGATGTGAGCCCAGAGCCAAAAATCCTCTCCTCACGCGGGAAGGACCGGCTGGCCACGCCAAGCCTGATGGATTGGGGCTGGCGCTGCAGGCCTCTGGAAAGAGTTATTTTTATCTTGCTCTGAGCAAAGTTTTTCTATCACCTTGCTGCAAACAGCTCATCAGGAGAACAGCTGGGGCTCCTGCTTGCTGCTTTTGGGGGTGGATGGTCTTGATGAAATCCACCAGTGATGTGCTGGGGCAGAGatgcagctggtgctgcagcaagGCAGGCACTGGGAATGGGGGCTTCTGGCCAGCTTTGTCCTGCTGTGAGACCCCCCCCAGCAGACCAGTGCCTGCACTGCACAGGCAGCAACACCCCCAGGAGAAGGCAGGCTTAGCAAGTGCTGGTGCTGAATAA